In one window of Tumebacillus algifaecis DNA:
- a CDS encoding coproporphyrinogen-III oxidase family protein — protein MSDSGAKELPFHALPKMWVYLYPYLKRSDLSVEHVRQFLQTPAPQRGKKTLYMHIPFCDTICTFCPFVRSTNYQDKLQPYVDALIKELKLIASTPRIQGVALDAIFVGGGTPSVLSAEQIHMIGETVHSHFKLKNGFEWTFEVEAKSATEDKLKAMHEQGVNRISFGVQTFDPKFRKMFNLTASHDEIKRTRELAGKYFKGFNMDLLYQLPGQTWEEIQADLQHALELNTTSIDAYPLDYTITSKGFLQSIKNERIPKPPNAYEKVAQQEAVTQFLVEHGYKQEFIYTFIRQDAEHKRFMFGETLYGHYEDECIGAGLSAFSYQAGMVYRNFDTVENYLRAVEENGLSVEIVNDYHAREKGLIYFPKRMSIDLDDIDRHELDARYYELLDQFEAKGLIKREGNRLLLTREGQPWYMNMMIEMLPERTREVHDRISSQLNERADFTFDDELIVFT, from the coding sequence ATGTCCGATTCTGGAGCAAAAGAGCTCCCCTTTCACGCGTTGCCTAAGATGTGGGTGTACCTCTACCCCTATCTGAAGCGTTCTGATCTTTCGGTGGAGCATGTGCGTCAATTTTTACAAACGCCAGCACCTCAACGTGGCAAGAAGACGCTGTACATGCACATTCCATTCTGTGATACGATCTGCACGTTTTGCCCGTTTGTCCGTTCGACCAACTATCAGGATAAATTGCAGCCGTATGTGGATGCGTTGATCAAAGAGCTGAAGCTCATCGCCTCTACCCCGCGCATTCAAGGAGTAGCGCTCGATGCAATCTTCGTCGGCGGCGGAACGCCTTCCGTGCTTTCGGCAGAGCAGATCCACATGATCGGTGAGACGGTCCACAGCCACTTCAAACTGAAAAACGGTTTCGAATGGACGTTTGAAGTGGAAGCGAAAAGCGCGACAGAAGACAAATTGAAGGCGATGCACGAACAGGGTGTTAATCGCATCTCGTTTGGTGTTCAGACTTTCGACCCGAAGTTCCGCAAAATGTTCAATTTGACAGCATCGCACGATGAGATCAAACGCACGCGGGAGCTGGCAGGTAAGTATTTCAAAGGATTTAACATGGACTTGCTCTACCAATTGCCAGGTCAGACATGGGAAGAGATTCAGGCAGATCTGCAACATGCGCTTGAACTGAATACCACCTCGATTGATGCGTATCCGCTCGACTACACGATCACCTCCAAAGGGTTCCTGCAGTCGATCAAAAATGAACGCATTCCCAAGCCGCCGAACGCGTATGAAAAGGTGGCTCAGCAGGAGGCGGTGACCCAATTCCTCGTTGAGCACGGCTACAAGCAGGAGTTCATCTATACCTTTATTCGCCAAGATGCCGAACACAAACGGTTCATGTTCGGTGAGACGTTGTACGGTCACTACGAAGATGAGTGTATCGGGGCAGGACTTTCCGCTTTTTCCTACCAAGCGGGCATGGTCTATCGCAATTTTGACACGGTGGAAAACTATCTCCGTGCGGTCGAAGAAAACGGGCTGTCTGTCGAGATCGTCAACGACTACCATGCACGTGAGAAAGGCTTGATCTACTTCCCCAAACGGATGTCGATCGATCTTGATGACATCGACCGTCATGAGTTGGATGCCCGCTACTATGAATTGCTCGACCAGTTCGAAGCAAAAGGTTTGATCAAACGAGAAGGTAACCGGCTCTTGCTGACTCGCGAAGGCCAGCCGTGGTATATGAACATGATGATTGAAATGTTGCCGGAGCGCACCCGCGAAGTGCATGACCGGATCTCCTCCCAGTTGAACGAGCGTGCAGACTTCACGTTTGATGATGAATTGATCGTGTTTACCTAA
- a CDS encoding MFS transporter, translating into MKEPSLFHNRNFTLLYLGQLVSLFGDWFRGVVMIVILYELHPSAATVGGMFIATILPTLFGSIFVGPFVDRWNKKRIMIWSNLLRFVLTLMIVYGVYLQNIWLIYALIVASSLVSAAFQPARTAMVPEIVEEKQIIKATSSFAILNSITMVVASALGGFVADWVGPYPIMYFDAFSYLFAAVCIVLMRYHPQPTEVKVRPPYWQQVREGYDYVRATPQLVAVFWITAARDFVLGYVYILFAIFILEVVQTGNTGMGIGYSMTAVAYLIGAWLIKWYFKKKPFDESAFFKIFFPCHIIYGVGLGVMFSMTGWYWFLVALVVTYIFSQGVNIIAETSLMTYSRADNRGRVVASWLTASRLAYAISLPLFSVIGVYIPTHIGGYILTGVCVISALLVSPWLKAALGDRAKEKSTMHA; encoded by the coding sequence GTGAAAGAGCCTTCATTGTTTCACAATCGCAATTTCACGCTGCTGTACTTGGGTCAACTCGTTTCCCTGTTTGGCGATTGGTTCCGAGGCGTGGTGATGATTGTCATTCTATACGAACTGCACCCGTCGGCCGCTACAGTTGGCGGCATGTTTATCGCCACGATCCTGCCCACGCTGTTTGGCAGTATTTTTGTCGGACCTTTTGTGGATCGCTGGAACAAAAAGCGAATCATGATCTGGAGCAACCTGTTGCGCTTCGTGTTGACGCTGATGATCGTGTACGGGGTCTATCTTCAGAACATCTGGCTGATCTATGCGCTGATCGTCGCCTCAAGCCTCGTCTCTGCCGCTTTCCAGCCTGCGCGCACGGCGATGGTGCCGGAGATCGTCGAAGAAAAGCAGATCATCAAAGCAACTTCCTCCTTTGCGATCCTCAATTCGATCACGATGGTTGTTGCAAGCGCGCTCGGCGGTTTTGTGGCCGACTGGGTCGGCCCTTATCCGATCATGTATTTTGATGCATTTTCCTATCTCTTTGCGGCCGTCTGTATCGTCTTGATGCGCTATCACCCCCAGCCAACAGAGGTCAAAGTCCGCCCGCCGTACTGGCAGCAAGTCAGAGAAGGGTACGACTATGTCCGCGCCACCCCGCAGTTGGTCGCTGTATTTTGGATCACAGCTGCGCGTGACTTTGTGCTCGGGTATGTCTACATCCTCTTTGCGATCTTCATTCTCGAAGTGGTGCAGACGGGTAACACGGGCATGGGCATCGGCTATTCGATGACGGCGGTCGCTTATCTGATCGGCGCATGGCTGATCAAGTGGTATTTTAAGAAAAAACCGTTTGACGAGAGCGCCTTTTTCAAGATCTTCTTCCCTTGCCATATCATCTACGGGGTCGGACTCGGTGTGATGTTCTCCATGACGGGCTGGTATTGGTTCTTGGTCGCCCTCGTCGTAACCTATATCTTCTCGCAAGGTGTGAACATCATTGCCGAAACGTCGCTGATGACCTACTCGAGAGCTGACAACCGCGGTCGTGTCGTCGCGTCCTGGCTGACCGCTTCGCGCCTCGCCTATGCGATCTCGCTCCCGTTATTCTCGGTGATCGGCGTCTATATTCCGACGCACATCGGTGGCTACATTCTGACTGGAGTCTGTGTGATCTCCGCACTCCTTGTCTCCCCGTGGTTGAAAGCGGCGCTAGGTGACAGAGCAAAAGAAAAATCGACAATGCATGCCTAA
- the yfmF gene encoding EF-P 5-aminopentanol modification-associated protein YfmF, whose translation MNQFQTREERGIYVHVLPTDKFRMNTIVATFTQELREETATPLAVLPYLLNRGSERYPTPEKLQLALDELYGASLSAIIDKKGERQVVDFSMNVPNEKFLKQGEGLFKKALGILSDVMLRPRLEDGAFLPEYVQAEKEQHKKRLAAVIDDKIVYAGERCIQEMTKGEPFAIPRLGYEERIDEITPQSLYAVYQELLKTAPIHIYVIGDVEIDQVVQDIFSVFNMERDPQLHFQAVQVQHETHEVKEVVERLAINQGKLNIGVWSNVAWESDDYAAMHVCNGVLGAFPHSKLFVNVREKHSLAYYCMSRLEGHKGIISVYAGVEFDKIDQAVDIIREQFETIKKGDISAEEMEFTISALINAYKTAMDTPTSFADFHLNGLIAGRVRTREEMIEAFQKVTVEDVVRVAQGLQFDTIYTLRNEEGNHGA comes from the coding sequence ATGAATCAGTTTCAAACCCGTGAGGAACGTGGCATCTATGTTCATGTTTTGCCAACCGACAAGTTCCGGATGAACACGATTGTGGCGACCTTTACCCAAGAATTGCGCGAGGAGACGGCGACGCCATTGGCCGTGCTTCCCTATCTGTTAAATCGTGGCTCTGAACGATATCCGACACCCGAGAAGCTCCAACTTGCGCTTGACGAACTGTATGGCGCCTCGTTGTCTGCTATCATCGACAAAAAAGGGGAGCGCCAAGTGGTCGATTTTTCGATGAACGTCCCCAATGAAAAATTTCTCAAACAAGGCGAAGGTCTGTTCAAAAAGGCGCTCGGCATCCTCTCCGATGTGATGCTCCGTCCGCGATTGGAAGACGGCGCTTTCCTGCCTGAGTATGTGCAGGCGGAGAAAGAACAGCACAAAAAACGGTTGGCAGCCGTAATTGATGACAAGATCGTCTACGCAGGTGAGCGATGCATCCAAGAGATGACCAAAGGGGAACCTTTCGCGATTCCGCGACTGGGTTATGAGGAACGCATCGATGAGATCACCCCGCAATCGCTTTATGCGGTCTACCAAGAGTTGTTGAAAACGGCACCGATCCACATCTATGTGATCGGAGACGTGGAGATCGACCAAGTGGTTCAAGATATTTTTAGCGTTTTCAACATGGAGCGCGACCCGCAGTTGCATTTTCAAGCTGTGCAGGTTCAGCATGAAACGCATGAGGTCAAAGAGGTGGTCGAACGCCTGGCCATCAACCAAGGCAAGCTGAACATCGGTGTATGGAGCAACGTGGCTTGGGAGTCGGATGATTATGCGGCCATGCATGTCTGCAACGGCGTGCTCGGTGCTTTCCCGCACTCCAAACTGTTCGTCAACGTCCGCGAGAAGCACTCGTTGGCCTATTACTGCATGTCTCGACTCGAGGGTCACAAAGGCATCATCAGCGTCTATGCCGGCGTGGAATTTGACAAGATTGACCAAGCGGTGGATATCATCCGTGAGCAATTTGAAACGATCAAAAAAGGCGACATCAGCGCTGAGGAGATGGAGTTCACGATCTCTGCTTTGATCAACGCCTACAAGACGGCGATGGATACCCCGACGTCGTTCGCCGATTTTCACTTAAACGGCCTGATCGCTGGTCGCGTGCGCACGCGCGAGGAAATGATCGAAGCGTTCCAAAAAGTCACCGTCGAAGATGTCGTCCGCGTGGCGCAAGGCCTGCAATTTGACACGATCTATACGCTTCGCAATGAGGAGGGGAACCACGGTGCGTGA
- the yfmH gene encoding EF-P 5-aminopentanol modification-associated protein YfmH has product MREIRNEQLKLSAFHDQLDNGLNVYVIPREGFKQTYAMFSTKYGSIDREFVVPGADEPTIVPDGIAHFLEHKMFEQESGEDVFKTFARYGAMSNAFTSFDTTAYLFSSTDFLDENLTTLLNYVQEPYFTEENVEKEKGIIEQEIRMYDDDPAWRVYFNLIEGMYQVHPIAIDIAGTVDTIQQIDKDTLYKCYNTFYHPSNMSVVVVGDVDPVHIHALIRDNQAAKDFKRQPEIERIIQNEPTPVRRARHEEKMLISMPSMQFGFKDMSRVSGKEMIINEYATSIGLEALIGRSSPLFNRMYEEGIIDKRFSWSYDVTPRFAHSIFGGNTKDPDRVLAVVEAAFAEATEHGVSEEDFNRARCKMVGQMVAALDSARALARYFTSYTFRDADFFDIIGVMESLTLEQVNQRLREHLDPEMRTVSIVLPK; this is encoded by the coding sequence GTGCGTGAAATTCGCAATGAACAACTGAAACTGAGCGCTTTCCACGATCAACTAGACAACGGGCTAAACGTATACGTGATCCCGCGGGAAGGATTCAAGCAAACTTACGCGATGTTCTCCACAAAATACGGTTCGATCGACCGTGAGTTTGTTGTGCCCGGTGCCGACGAACCGACGATCGTTCCGGACGGCATCGCTCATTTCTTGGAGCACAAGATGTTCGAACAGGAGAGCGGTGAAGACGTGTTTAAAACGTTCGCCCGCTATGGCGCGATGTCAAATGCGTTCACTTCGTTTGATACGACCGCCTATCTGTTCTCTTCGACCGATTTCCTGGATGAGAACCTGACCACGCTGCTCAACTACGTGCAGGAGCCCTACTTCACCGAGGAGAACGTCGAAAAGGAGAAAGGGATCATCGAGCAGGAGATTCGCATGTATGATGACGATCCCGCTTGGCGCGTTTATTTCAATCTGATCGAAGGGATGTATCAGGTGCATCCGATCGCCATCGACATTGCCGGAACGGTGGATACGATTCAGCAGATCGACAAGGATACCCTGTACAAGTGTTACAACACGTTCTACCATCCGAGCAACATGTCGGTGGTCGTGGTGGGGGATGTTGACCCGGTGCACATTCATGCGCTGATTCGTGACAACCAGGCGGCAAAAGATTTCAAACGCCAGCCGGAGATCGAGCGCATTATCCAAAATGAGCCGACCCCTGTTCGCCGTGCGCGCCACGAAGAAAAAATGCTGATCTCGATGCCTTCTATGCAATTTGGTTTCAAAGACATGAGCCGTGTGTCTGGCAAAGAGATGATCATCAACGAGTATGCGACTTCGATCGGTCTGGAAGCGCTGATCGGGAGAAGCTCGCCGCTCTTTAACCGCATGTACGAGGAGGGCATCATCGACAAACGCTTTAGCTGGTCCTATGATGTAACTCCGCGCTTTGCCCACTCCATCTTCGGCGGTAATACGAAAGATCCGGATCGCGTGTTGGCGGTGGTCGAAGCGGCATTTGCCGAAGCGACAGAACATGGCGTTTCGGAGGAGGACTTCAATCGGGCCCGTTGCAAGATGGTCGGTCAAATGGTGGCGGCGCTCGATTCGGCGCGTGCCCTCGCCCGTTATTTTACGAGCTATACGTTCCGCGATGCGGATTTCTTCGACATCATTGGCGTGATGGAAAGCTTGACGTTGGAGCAGGTCAACCAGCGTCTACGTGAACATCTCGATCCAGAGATGCGGACCGTCTCGATCGTTTTGCCAAAATAA